A stretch of Stenotrophomonas indicatrix DNA encodes these proteins:
- a CDS encoding DUF3016 domain-containing protein, with the protein MKGSLSTALLLAGMLAVGSVAAAPRTVTAPDAPRALQADGPVSVQWNDPAKFTEIRQSTNRFEAERGDWVQQLARYVQTSAAKPLQAGQTLEVTLVDVKRAGDYEPWHGPRGRDIRIMRDIYPPRITLQYTLKDASGRIIDEGDARLSDSGYLHNIGLKSDTDPLRYEKRLIDDWVKRQLTSRVTAAR; encoded by the coding sequence ATGAAAGGTTCGCTTTCAACCGCCCTGCTGCTGGCCGGCATGCTTGCCGTGGGCAGCGTGGCCGCCGCACCGCGGACGGTAACCGCGCCCGATGCGCCGCGCGCACTACAGGCCGATGGCCCGGTCAGCGTGCAGTGGAATGATCCGGCCAAGTTCACCGAGATCCGCCAGAGCACCAACCGCTTCGAGGCCGAACGCGGGGACTGGGTGCAGCAGCTGGCACGCTACGTGCAGACCAGCGCCGCCAAGCCCCTGCAGGCCGGGCAGACGCTGGAGGTGACCCTGGTGGACGTCAAGCGCGCAGGCGACTACGAGCCCTGGCACGGCCCGCGTGGCCGCGACATCCGGATCATGCGCGACATCTACCCGCCGCGGATCACCCTGCAGTACACGCTGAAGGACGCCAGCGGGCGCATCATCGACGAAGGCGACGCCCGCCTGAGCGACAGCGGCTACCTGCACAACATCGGCCTGAAGAGCGATACCGATCCGCTGCGCTATGAAAAGCGCCTGATCGATGACTGGGTGAAGCGCCAGCTGACCTCACGCGTTACCGCTGCCCGGTAG
- a CDS encoding pseudouridine synthase produces the protein MKLVKHIANLGYGSRKQVQWMFREGRVTDADGEVLYADDQVPHEAVRVDGEPLDPPVGLSLAMYKPAGYTCSTKDKGRLIYDLLPPRFRDRDPVLSTVGRLDRETSGLLLLTDDGNLLHRIISPKSKLPKVYEVELAEDLRGDEVALFASGTLMLEAEKTPLLPAELQVLGPRKARLVLHEGRYHQVRRMFAAAGNHVQALHRSRVGGLDLQGLAEGQWRLLTSTDLDTLFAP, from the coding sequence GTGAAGCTGGTCAAGCACATCGCCAACCTCGGCTACGGCAGCCGCAAGCAGGTGCAGTGGATGTTCCGCGAAGGCCGCGTCACCGACGCCGACGGCGAGGTGCTGTATGCCGACGACCAGGTGCCGCATGAAGCGGTGCGGGTGGACGGCGAGCCACTGGACCCGCCGGTGGGCCTGTCGCTGGCGATGTACAAGCCGGCCGGCTACACCTGTTCGACCAAGGACAAGGGCCGCCTGATCTACGACCTGCTGCCGCCGCGCTTCCGCGACCGCGACCCGGTGCTGTCCACCGTCGGCCGTCTGGACCGTGAGACCAGCGGCCTGTTGCTGCTGACCGACGACGGCAACCTGCTGCATCGGATCATTTCGCCGAAGTCGAAGCTGCCCAAGGTCTACGAAGTGGAGCTGGCCGAAGACCTGCGTGGTGACGAGGTGGCGCTGTTTGCCAGCGGCACGCTGATGCTGGAAGCGGAGAAGACGCCCCTGCTGCCGGCTGAACTGCAGGTGCTCGGGCCGCGCAAGGCGCGACTGGTACTGCACGAAGGCCGCTACCATCAGGTACGCCGCATGTTCGCTGCCGCAGGCAACCATGTGCAGGCACTGCATCGCAGCCGTGTTGGTGGCCTGGACCTGCAGGGACTGGCCGAAGGGCAATGGCGGCTGCTGACCTCCACCGATCTGGATACGTTGTTCGCTCCATGA
- the motB gene encoding flagellar motor protein MotB: MAETKPTVIVRRVKKAGHAAHHGGSWKVAYADFVTAMMAFFLVLWLMASTSKPERAAISEYFRNPSPLVGSSATPAPGMAGPGGASTSMIKLGGATDVSRGNSNDPFQNQQKSIPQPVDEQQRDKQQLEALMKELQEAISRSQALEPFKDQLLLDLTPEGLRIQIVDKQNRPMFDLGSATLKPYTQQILHELAEYLNHVPNRISLTGHTDITAYSAARGYGNWELSADRANAARRALIDGGLEDSKITRVVGLSSSVLFDKADPQNPINRRISIVVMTKAAEEAALAGAGPQVGLSATTVDPDVQAAQGSGK, translated from the coding sequence ATGGCCGAGACCAAGCCCACCGTCATCGTCCGCCGGGTCAAGAAGGCCGGCCACGCCGCCCACCATGGCGGTTCGTGGAAGGTGGCCTATGCCGACTTCGTGACCGCGATGATGGCTTTCTTCCTGGTGCTGTGGCTGATGGCCAGCACCAGCAAGCCCGAGCGCGCAGCCATTTCCGAGTACTTCCGCAACCCCAGCCCGCTGGTCGGCTCCAGCGCGACGCCGGCGCCAGGCATGGCCGGGCCGGGCGGTGCCAGCACCTCGATGATCAAGCTCGGCGGCGCCACCGATGTTTCGCGCGGCAACAGCAACGATCCCTTCCAGAACCAGCAGAAGTCGATACCGCAGCCGGTGGACGAGCAGCAGCGCGACAAGCAGCAGCTGGAAGCGCTGATGAAGGAACTGCAGGAAGCGATCAGCCGCAGCCAGGCGCTGGAACCGTTCAAGGACCAGCTGCTGCTGGATCTGACCCCGGAAGGCCTGCGCATCCAGATCGTGGACAAGCAGAACCGGCCGATGTTCGACCTCGGCAGCGCCACCCTGAAGCCGTACACGCAGCAGATCCTGCACGAACTGGCCGAGTACCTGAACCACGTGCCGAACCGGATCAGCCTGACCGGCCACACCGACATCACCGCCTATTCGGCCGCACGCGGTTACGGCAACTGGGAACTGAGCGCCGACCGCGCCAATGCCGCGCGCCGCGCGCTGATCGATGGCGGCCTGGAAGACAGCAAGATCACCCGCGTGGTCGGCCTGTCTTCGTCGGTGCTGTTTGACAAGGCCGATCCGCAGAACCCGATCAACCGCCGCATCAGCATCGTGGTGATGACCAAGGCCGCCGAGGAAGCTGCGCTGGCCGGCGCCGGGCCGCAGGTAGGCCTGTCGGCAACCACCGTGGACCCGGACGTGCAGGCCGCGCAGGGGTCAGGAAAGTAA
- a CDS encoding hybrid sensor histidine kinase/response regulator yields the protein MVPTPETDLHHGVLERIHAGFCVIQVLFDGDEAIDYRFLEVNDAFERHTGLKDACGKRMSTLEPHHEGDWFRIYGEVARTGRPAQFEMDARALGRTFAVDAVRVGQPGEDKVGILFFDVTARKQMEVELGESEARFSALADGLPMPVWVLDERGHARFVNSAFSEFFGGDENRVPEDVWRGLVHPDDASVFEYELQEALKAQRSMHALVRARRADGQWRWLEMNARPRFSRMGRFIGLAGSSPDVTERREIELAREELLQSERAARSAAENMARLKDEFLATLSHELRTPLTTILGWSELLLQRVDSTSPLYKGLGVIANSATAQKRLISDMLDLSSMLLGKVQLEVEVLDLRDQLNEAMGAQELVAEGKALDVTLQLPAQPCQVLGDATRLQQVFWNLLSNAIKFTPAEGRIDVQLQADGNYWTITVRDTGDGIAPEFLNHLFSRFRQADGTTTRRHGGLGLGLAIVQQLVELHGGSVSAASDGHGHGSTFTVRLPQHLPDAERRPLREVVSGPILEPMVVEPYPLRGLHVLAVEDQPEVLEYLRRMLEEQGASVSAASSAGEALALLADNGHLQYQVLLTDIGMPGMDGYGLVSTLRQDLGVDAAALPAVAVTALARADDRRRALASGFQEHVAKPYSVAQLVGVVRRVQATRGDSLLH from the coding sequence ATGGTGCCGACGCCCGAAACCGACCTGCACCATGGCGTGCTTGAGCGCATCCACGCAGGTTTCTGTGTGATCCAGGTGCTGTTCGATGGCGACGAGGCGATCGACTACCGCTTCCTCGAGGTCAACGATGCCTTCGAGCGCCACACCGGCCTGAAGGATGCCTGTGGCAAGCGCATGAGCACGCTGGAGCCACACCACGAAGGTGACTGGTTCCGGATCTACGGCGAAGTGGCGCGGACCGGGCGACCGGCCCAGTTCGAAATGGATGCCCGTGCTCTGGGGCGCACGTTCGCCGTGGATGCCGTGCGGGTTGGCCAGCCGGGCGAGGACAAGGTTGGCATCCTGTTCTTCGACGTGACCGCGCGCAAGCAGATGGAAGTGGAACTGGGCGAGAGCGAGGCCCGTTTCAGTGCGTTGGCCGATGGCCTGCCGATGCCGGTGTGGGTACTGGACGAGCGCGGCCACGCCCGCTTCGTCAACAGTGCCTTCAGCGAGTTCTTCGGCGGCGACGAGAACCGGGTGCCGGAAGATGTCTGGCGCGGCCTGGTGCATCCCGACGATGCGTCGGTATTTGAGTACGAACTGCAGGAAGCACTGAAGGCACAGCGTTCGATGCATGCGTTGGTGCGTGCCCGTCGTGCCGATGGGCAGTGGCGCTGGCTGGAAATGAACGCACGTCCGCGCTTCTCGCGGATGGGCCGTTTCATCGGCCTGGCCGGCAGCAGCCCGGATGTCACCGAGCGCCGCGAGATCGAACTGGCGCGCGAGGAACTGCTGCAGTCCGAGCGTGCCGCGCGCAGTGCGGCCGAAAACATGGCGCGGCTGAAGGATGAATTCCTGGCCACGCTGTCGCACGAGCTGCGCACGCCGCTGACCACGATCCTGGGCTGGAGTGAACTGCTGCTGCAGCGCGTGGATTCCACCAGCCCGCTGTACAAGGGCCTGGGCGTGATAGCCAACAGCGCGACCGCGCAGAAGCGGTTGATCTCGGACATGCTCGACCTCAGCAGCATGCTGCTGGGCAAGGTGCAGCTGGAAGTGGAAGTGCTGGACCTGCGCGACCAGTTGAACGAAGCGATGGGCGCACAGGAGCTGGTGGCCGAGGGCAAGGCGCTGGACGTCACCCTGCAGCTGCCGGCACAGCCCTGCCAGGTGCTGGGCGATGCCACCCGGCTGCAGCAGGTGTTCTGGAACCTGTTGTCCAACGCGATCAAGTTCACCCCGGCCGAAGGCCGCATCGACGTGCAGCTGCAGGCCGATGGCAACTATTGGACGATCACCGTGCGCGATACCGGCGACGGCATCGCGCCGGAGTTCCTGAACCATCTGTTCAGCCGCTTCCGCCAGGCCGACGGCACCACCACCCGCCGCCATGGCGGTCTGGGCCTGGGCCTGGCCATCGTGCAGCAGCTGGTCGAGCTGCACGGCGGTTCGGTCAGCGCGGCCAGCGATGGCCACGGTCACGGCTCCACCTTCACCGTGCGCCTGCCGCAGCATCTGCCCGATGCCGAACGGCGTCCGCTGCGCGAGGTCGTCAGCGGTCCTATCCTGGAACCGATGGTGGTCGAACCGTACCCGCTGCGCGGCCTGCATGTGCTGGCGGTGGAAGACCAGCCAGAAGTGCTGGAGTACCTGCGGCGCATGCTGGAAGAGCAGGGCGCGAGCGTGTCCGCCGCCAGTTCGGCGGGCGAAGCGCTGGCGCTGCTGGCCGACAATGGCCACCTGCAGTACCAGGTGCTGCTGACCGACATCGGCATGCCGGGCATGGATGGCTATGGCCTGGTAAGCACGTTGCGGCAGGACCTGGGCGTAGACGCGGCAGCGCTGCCGGCGGTGGCGGTGACTGCGCTGGCGCGTGCCGATGACCGTCGCCGTGCGTTGGCCTCTGGCTTCCAGGAGCATGTGGCCAAGCCGTATTCGGTGGCCCAGCTGGTGGGCGTGGTGCGGCGCGTGCAGGCCACGCGCGGGGACAGCCTGCTGCACTGA
- the msrB gene encoding peptide-methionine (R)-S-oxide reductase MsrB, with product MSAFDLTPPTATQTDALVAGLSAEERRVLLQHGTEAPFCGVFLDNKREGVYCCRLCALPLFRSSTKFDSGTGWPSFFAPFDPSHVREIRDTSHGMVRTEITCARCGSHLGHVFPDGPPPTYERHCLNSVSLSFTGTGEPWPDPLQRGGAEAGVAG from the coding sequence ATGAGCGCTTTCGATCTGACGCCCCCCACCGCCACGCAGACCGACGCCCTGGTTGCCGGGCTCAGCGCCGAGGAGCGCCGCGTGCTGCTGCAGCACGGCACCGAGGCGCCGTTCTGCGGGGTATTCCTCGACAACAAGCGCGAGGGCGTCTACTGCTGCCGGCTGTGCGCCCTGCCCTTGTTCCGCTCCAGCACCAAGTTCGATTCGGGCACCGGCTGGCCCAGTTTCTTCGCCCCGTTCGACCCGTCGCACGTGCGCGAGATCCGCGACACCAGCCATGGCATGGTCCGCACCGAGATCACCTGCGCCCGCTGTGGCAGCCATCTGGGCCACGTGTTCCCGGACGGTCCGCCGCCCACCTACGAGCGCCACTGCCTGAACTCGGTCTCACTTTCATTCACCGGCACAGGCGAGCCGTGGCCCGATCCGCTGCAGCGTGGCGGCGCGGAGGCCGGCGTGGCGGGCTGA
- the alr gene encoding alanine racemase, protein MRPARALIDLGALRSNYRLARELGGGKALAILKADAYGHGAVRCAQALEGEADGFGVATIEEALELRQAGIRAPILLLEGIFEPSEMALVAEHDLWFSVGSPWQLEALVAFDSPRPLTVWLKLDSGMHRLGLDVPGFRTAHARLSALPQVARIVMMTHLARADELDSERTREQAATFVEAIDGLEGETSICNSPALLGWPDVRSDWVRPGLMLYGANPLPDNSELTARLRPVMTMQSKVFAERWIEAGEPVGYGARFVAKARTRVGVVALGYADGYPQFAPNGTPVLIDGQPGGLIGRVSMDMLTVDLTAHAQAGVGSVVELWGTAPTLSELAPRCGVSAYQLPCGVKRVARVYQD, encoded by the coding sequence ATGCGTCCTGCCCGCGCGCTGATCGACCTGGGCGCACTGCGCAGCAACTATCGCCTGGCCCGTGAACTGGGCGGTGGCAAGGCGCTGGCGATCCTCAAGGCCGACGCCTATGGCCACGGTGCGGTGCGCTGTGCGCAGGCACTGGAAGGCGAGGCCGACGGCTTTGGCGTGGCCACCATCGAAGAAGCGCTGGAACTGCGCCAGGCCGGCATCCGTGCGCCGATCCTGCTGCTGGAAGGCATCTTCGAGCCCAGCGAAATGGCGCTGGTGGCCGAGCATGACCTGTGGTTCTCGGTCGGTTCGCCGTGGCAGCTGGAGGCGCTGGTCGCGTTCGACAGCCCGCGGCCGCTGACGGTGTGGCTGAAGCTGGACAGCGGCATGCACCGGCTGGGCCTGGACGTTCCTGGTTTCCGCACCGCGCACGCGCGTTTGTCTGCACTGCCGCAGGTGGCGCGCATCGTGATGATGACCCACCTGGCACGCGCCGATGAACTGGACAGCGAGCGTACCCGTGAGCAGGCCGCGACCTTCGTCGAGGCCATCGATGGTCTTGAAGGCGAGACCAGCATCTGCAATTCGCCGGCGCTTCTCGGCTGGCCGGACGTGCGCAGTGACTGGGTGCGCCCGGGCCTGATGCTGTACGGTGCCAATCCGCTGCCGGACAACAGTGAACTCACCGCGCGCCTGCGCCCGGTGATGACGATGCAGTCCAAGGTGTTCGCCGAGCGCTGGATCGAAGCCGGCGAGCCGGTCGGCTACGGTGCGCGCTTCGTGGCCAAGGCGCGCACACGCGTGGGCGTGGTCGCACTGGGCTATGCCGATGGTTATCCGCAGTTCGCCCCCAATGGCACGCCGGTGCTGATCGATGGCCAACCCGGTGGGCTGATCGGCCGCGTGTCGATGGACATGCTGACCGTGGACCTGACCGCGCATGCGCAGGCCGGTGTCGGCAGCGTGGTGGAACTGTGGGGTACGGCGCCGACGCTGTCCGAGCTGGCGCCGCGCTGCGGTGTCAGTGCCTACCAGCTGCCGTGCGGCGTCAAGCGCGTGGCACGCGTCTACCAGGACTGA
- a CDS encoding AsnC family transcriptional regulator, with amino-acid sequence MATRPRELDKIDRKILRILQAEGRISFTELGERVGLSTTPCTERVRRLEREAVITGYHAHLDPSALKASLLVFVEISLAYKSGDIFEEFRRSALKLPNVLECHLVSGDFDYLLKARISEMASYRKLLGSTLLTLPHVRESKSYIVMEEVKETWALPIPD; translated from the coding sequence ATGGCCACCCGTCCCCGCGAGCTGGACAAGATCGACCGCAAGATCCTGCGCATCCTGCAGGCCGAAGGCCGCATTTCCTTCACCGAGCTGGGCGAACGGGTCGGCCTGTCGACCACCCCGTGCACCGAGCGGGTGCGCCGGCTGGAGCGCGAAGCGGTGATCACCGGCTACCACGCGCACCTGGACCCCAGCGCGCTGAAAGCAAGCCTGCTGGTATTCGTGGAGATCAGCCTGGCCTACAAGTCCGGCGACATCTTCGAGGAGTTCCGGCGTTCAGCGCTGAAGCTGCCCAACGTGCTGGAATGCCATCTGGTGTCGGGCGATTTCGATTACCTGCTGAAGGCACGGATCAGCGAGATGGCGTCCTATCGCAAGCTGCTGGGCAGCACCCTGCTGACCCTGCCACACGTGCGTGAGTCGAAGAGCTACATCGTGATGGAAGAGGTCAAGGAGACCTGGGCGCTGCCGATTCCGGATTGA
- the motA gene encoding flagellar motor stator protein MotA, with translation MLIIVGFLVVIISVLGGYLGAHGRLGALWQPYELVIIGGAALGAFLVGTPAKTVKQTLQAMVGVFKGPRYKQQDYIDVLSLVYELLNKARREGFMALEDHVERPAESALFGNYPKVQADHHLIDFITDCLRLMIGSNIEPHELEPLLELELEKHHAEAMAPSQVLTKVADGLPGFGIVAAVLGIVITMGSIGGDIVEVGGHVAGALVGTFLGILLGYGFVGPMASAMEARAEQDSRIYESVKTALLACLRGYNPKIALEFARKTLPSNVRPAFSDFEQHLKTVK, from the coding sequence ATGCTCATCATCGTTGGATTCCTGGTCGTCATCATCAGCGTGCTGGGCGGCTACCTCGGCGCACACGGCCGCCTTGGGGCGCTGTGGCAGCCCTACGAACTGGTCATCATCGGCGGTGCCGCGCTGGGTGCGTTCCTGGTCGGCACCCCGGCCAAGACGGTCAAGCAGACGCTGCAGGCCATGGTCGGCGTGTTCAAGGGCCCGCGCTACAAGCAGCAGGACTACATCGACGTCCTCAGCCTGGTCTACGAACTGCTCAACAAGGCCCGCCGTGAAGGCTTCATGGCGCTGGAAGACCACGTCGAGCGCCCGGCCGAAAGCGCGCTGTTCGGGAACTACCCGAAGGTGCAGGCCGACCACCACCTGATCGACTTCATCACCGACTGCCTGCGCCTGATGATCGGCAGCAACATCGAGCCGCATGAGCTGGAGCCGCTGCTGGAGCTGGAGCTGGAAAAGCACCACGCCGAAGCGATGGCGCCGTCACAGGTGCTGACCAAGGTCGCCGACGGCCTGCCCGGTTTCGGCATCGTGGCGGCAGTGCTGGGCATCGTCATCACCATGGGCTCGATCGGCGGCGACATCGTCGAAGTGGGTGGCCATGTGGCCGGCGCGCTGGTCGGCACCTTCCTCGGCATCCTGCTGGGCTATGGCTTCGTCGGCCCGATGGCCTCGGCGATGGAAGCCCGTGCCGAGCAGGACAGCCGCATCTACGAGTCGGTGAAGACCGCCCTGCTGGCCTGCCTGCGCGGCTACAACCCGAAGATCGCGCTGGAGTTCGCCCGCAAGACGCTGCCGTCGAACGTGCGCCCGGCGTTCTCCGACTTCGAGCAGCACCTGAAGACGGTCAAGTAA
- a CDS encoding D-amino acid dehydrogenase, which produces MRVLVLGSGVIGTTSAWYLRQAGFEVTVVDRQPGPALETSFANAGQLSFGYTSPWAAPGVPKKAIGWLFEKHAPLAIKPGMDLAQYRWLWQMLRNCTHERYAINKARMVRMSEYSRDCLNELRAQIGIDFEGRDLGTTQLFRTQQQLDASAQDIEILAQYGVPYEVLDRAGIIKAEPALAHVDGLVGALRLPRDQTGDCQLFTRRLAQMAAEAGVEFRYDQDITGVESDGDRITGVRIGGKLETADRFVVALGSYSPGLVAPLGMRLPVYPLKGYSLTLPITDPAMAPTSTILDESYKVAVTRFDNRIRVGGMAEVAGFDLSLSPRRRETLELVVRDLYPKGGDLAKAEFWTGLRPATPDGTPVIGATPFRNLFLNTGHGTLGWTMACGSGRYLADLMSARQPQISTEGLDIFRYGQYRHAPQHENRTCVLPAR; this is translated from the coding sequence ATGCGAGTCCTAGTCCTCGGCAGCGGCGTGATCGGCACCACCAGTGCCTGGTACCTGCGACAGGCCGGGTTTGAAGTCACCGTCGTCGACCGCCAGCCCGGTCCCGCGCTGGAAACCAGCTTCGCCAATGCCGGCCAGTTGTCCTTCGGCTACACCTCGCCGTGGGCTGCTCCGGGCGTGCCGAAGAAGGCCATCGGCTGGTTGTTCGAAAAGCACGCACCGCTGGCGATCAAGCCGGGCATGGACCTGGCCCAGTACCGCTGGCTGTGGCAGATGCTGCGCAACTGCACCCACGAGCGCTACGCGATCAACAAGGCGCGCATGGTGCGCATGTCCGAGTACAGCCGCGACTGCCTGAACGAGCTGCGTGCGCAGATCGGCATCGATTTCGAAGGGCGCGACCTGGGCACCACCCAGTTGTTCCGCACCCAGCAGCAGCTGGATGCATCGGCGCAGGACATCGAGATCCTGGCCCAGTACGGTGTGCCGTACGAAGTGCTGGATCGCGCCGGCATCATCAAGGCCGAGCCTGCGTTGGCCCACGTCGATGGCCTGGTGGGTGCGCTGCGCCTGCCGCGCGACCAGACCGGCGATTGCCAGCTGTTCACCCGCCGCCTGGCGCAGATGGCGGCCGAAGCGGGGGTCGAGTTCCGTTACGACCAGGACATCACCGGCGTGGAATCCGACGGCGACCGCATCACCGGCGTGCGCATCGGCGGCAAGCTGGAAACCGCAGACCGCTTCGTGGTCGCACTGGGCAGCTATTCGCCGGGACTGGTCGCGCCGCTGGGCATGCGCCTGCCGGTGTATCCGCTGAAGGGCTATTCGCTGACCCTGCCGATCACCGACCCGGCGATGGCGCCCACCTCGACCATCCTCGATGAGAGCTACAAGGTTGCGGTGACCCGCTTCGACAACCGCATCCGCGTCGGTGGCATGGCCGAGGTGGCCGGTTTCGACCTGTCGCTGTCGCCGCGCCGCCGCGAGACGCTGGAGCTGGTGGTGCGCGACCTGTACCCGAAGGGCGGTGACCTGGCCAAGGCCGAGTTCTGGACCGGCCTGCGCCCGGCCACGCCGGACGGCACGCCGGTGATCGGCGCCACGCCGTTCCGCAACCTGTTCCTCAACACCGGCCACGGCACGCTGGGTTGGACCATGGCCTGCGGCTCGGGCCGCTACCTGGCCGACCTGATGAGCGCGCGCCAGCCGCAGATCAGCACCGAAGGCCTGGATATCTTCCGCTACGGCCAGTATCGCCACGCCCCGCAACATGAGAACCGCACATGCGTCCTGCCCGCGCGCTGA
- a CDS encoding lana protein: MANQQNRHPGKEQQSKTPQEQQRQQQQQQQPNEQQKKNPQQGSMKNPQQR, from the coding sequence ATGGCCAACCAGCAGAACCGTCATCCCGGCAAGGAACAGCAGAGCAAAACACCGCAGGAACAGCAGCGCCAGCAGCAACAGCAACAGCAGCCGAACGAGCAGCAGAAGAAGAATCCGCAACAGGGTTCCATGAAGAACCCGCAGCAGCGCTGA
- a CDS encoding classical arabinogalactan protein 4 yields the protein MKPRLVLLLSALVPLLAQAQVPTGSPTATRSSATVASPPVAPPPQASRPQPQVLPSPQPAQPIRSTGPAQVTPTPAPALPDKVYDSNGRIVPGVKPVGPNRVFDSRTGRYYDSVPTGDGQQIKR from the coding sequence ATGAAACCCCGCCTAGTCCTGTTGCTGTCGGCCCTGGTGCCTCTGCTTGCCCAGGCGCAGGTTCCCACCGGCAGTCCGACCGCCACCCGCAGCAGCGCGACGGTGGCCTCGCCGCCTGTCGCCCCGCCACCGCAGGCGTCGCGCCCGCAGCCGCAGGTGCTGCCCTCGCCGCAGCCGGCACAGCCGATCCGATCGACCGGCCCGGCCCAGGTGACCCCCACGCCCGCGCCGGCGCTGCCGGACAAGGTCTACGACAGCAACGGCCGCATCGTTCCCGGCGTCAAACCGGTCGGCCCCAACCGCGTGTTCGACTCGCGCACCGGCCGCTACTACGACAGCGTACCGACCGGCGACGGCCAGCAGATCAAGCGCTGA
- a CDS encoding DUF3247 family protein, whose translation MSRIAPRIHTDSAQIARLEALLPQLQGETEVQLTLHDGRRLLGTVAVQPTLQQYRNDAGDEGSNGQLRLDDLDAPVQQHHVWLDEIASIRRLPPRL comes from the coding sequence ATGTCCCGTATTGCTCCCCGTATCCATACTGATTCCGCGCAGATCGCGCGCCTGGAAGCCCTGTTGCCGCAGTTGCAGGGGGAAACCGAGGTGCAGCTGACCCTGCACGATGGCCGACGCCTGCTGGGCACGGTTGCGGTGCAGCCGACGCTGCAGCAGTACCGCAACGACGCCGGCGACGAAGGCAGCAATGGCCAGCTGCGGCTGGACGATCTTGATGCGCCGGTGCAGCAGCATCACGTGTGGCTGGATGAAATCGCCAGCATCCGCAGGTTGCCGCCGAGGCTCTGA
- a CDS encoding class I SAM-dependent methyltransferase produces the protein MASSDDAPLQTLFLPFSSGALRWPEGPVAFLRARDGWPLREQAGGRQVDCEQSFAPFAQPLQQATGWTVSGQLDDVAGRGRYPLVLVLPPRQREEARALFARALALVAEGGRIVACQHNNEGARSGEGDLKQLAGLGGSLTKNHCRVFWTAPLQGQHDVDVAKRWGALDAVRPIVGGRFLSRPGVFAWDRIDPASALLAEHLPADLAGRAADLGAGYGYLSRELLERCPKITALDLYEAEKRALDLAELNLAPPPRPVPLRFLWRDVTAGIEPDYDVIISNPPFHTPSRADRPDIGQRFIAVAAQALRPGGRLYVVANRHLPYEYTLNESFGAVRVVAERDGFKLVEAVKGKGKGR, from the coding sequence ATGGCATCCAGCGACGACGCCCCCCTGCAGACCCTGTTCCTGCCGTTCTCCAGCGGCGCCCTGCGCTGGCCGGAGGGCCCGGTGGCCTTCCTGCGCGCCCGTGACGGCTGGCCACTGCGCGAGCAGGCCGGCGGCCGCCAGGTGGATTGCGAGCAGAGCTTCGCCCCGTTCGCGCAGCCGCTGCAGCAGGCCACTGGCTGGACCGTCAGCGGGCAGCTGGATGATGTTGCCGGCCGCGGCCGTTACCCGCTGGTGCTGGTGCTGCCGCCGCGCCAGCGCGAGGAAGCCCGCGCGCTGTTCGCCCGCGCCCTGGCGCTGGTCGCCGAGGGTGGCCGCATCGTGGCCTGCCAGCACAACAACGAAGGTGCCCGCTCCGGCGAAGGCGACCTCAAGCAGCTGGCCGGCCTCGGCGGCAGCCTGACCAAGAACCACTGCCGCGTGTTCTGGACCGCTCCGCTGCAGGGCCAGCACGATGTGGACGTAGCCAAGCGCTGGGGCGCGCTGGACGCGGTGCGGCCGATCGTCGGCGGCCGTTTCCTCAGCCGTCCGGGCGTGTTCGCCTGGGACCGCATCGACCCGGCGTCGGCCCTGCTGGCCGAGCATCTGCCGGCCGACCTGGCCGGGCGTGCAGCTGACCTCGGTGCCGGTTACGGCTACCTGTCGCGTGAACTGCTGGAGCGCTGCCCGAAGATCACCGCGCTGGACCTGTACGAGGCCGAGAAGCGCGCGCTGGACCTGGCCGAACTCAATCTGGCACCGCCACCGCGCCCCGTGCCGCTGCGCTTCCTGTGGCGCGACGTCACCGCCGGTATCGAGCCGGACTACGACGTCATCATCAGCAACCCGCCGTTCCACACGCCCTCGCGTGCGGATCGCCCGGACATCGGCCAGCGCTTCATCGCCGTGGCCGCGCAGGCGCTGCGCCCGGGTGGGCGCCTGTACGTGGTGGCCAACCGCCACCTGCCCTACGAGTACACGCTCAACGAGAGCTTCGGCGCGGTGCGCGTGGTTGCCGAGCGCGATGGCTTCAAGCTGGTCGAAGCGGTGAAGGGCAAGGGGAAGGGCCGGTGA